In Flavobacterium sp. N1736, the following are encoded in one genomic region:
- a CDS encoding DUF4271 domain-containing protein — translation MIEHLQPRIIENKDWATLLFVVAFALVAITKSTYETRFSEFSKLIISDKYAKIYRDTSHLKGSFIVGLFFVQILSFSFFILLTLHIFGYASKTDWILYIQIATFLLYFILGKFLIEKIVATSFNIDEFVNLFNLQKATYRTYIGVLVLPFNAILFYYDNIPKIVPLVIIGIALCISLFSYFISIKTYQNIIIGKLFYFILYLCALEIAPYYFMYYWITKEVA, via the coding sequence ATGATTGAACACCTTCAACCCCGAATTATCGAGAACAAAGATTGGGCAACCCTTTTATTTGTGGTAGCCTTTGCACTTGTTGCTATTACTAAATCGACTTATGAAACGAGATTTAGCGAGTTTAGCAAACTTATTATTTCAGATAAATATGCTAAGATTTATCGTGATACCAGCCACTTAAAAGGCAGCTTTATTGTTGGGCTGTTTTTTGTGCAAATTTTGTCGTTTTCATTTTTCATTTTGCTTACGCTTCATATCTTTGGATATGCATCAAAAACCGACTGGATTTTATACATTCAGATCGCTACTTTTTTACTTTATTTTATTCTAGGAAAATTCTTAATTGAAAAAATTGTTGCAACTTCTTTTAACATTGATGAATTTGTAAACCTTTTCAATCTGCAAAAAGCCACGTACAGGACTTATATTGGTGTTTTAGTACTGCCTTTTAATGCCATTTTGTTCTATTATGACAATATTCCAAAAATTGTCCCGCTAGTAATAATAGGCATTGCGCTGTGTATAAGTCTATTCTCATATTTTATTTCAATTAAAACGTATCAAAATATAATAATCGGTAAGTTATTTTATTTTATTTTATATCTTTGCGCTCTTGAAATAGCCCCTTATTATTTTATGTATTATTGGATAACAAAAGAGGTGGCTTAG
- a CDS encoding TonB-dependent receptor, translating to MKFNLKFLLLTLFICTISVAQNKGTISGVLTDKEMNNQSLPFANVLIKGTNISTNTDVDGKYSLSVAPGKYVVILSFLGYESVEVPATVVANETVTINRALSSGSGYTLKDVVVKSSSVNREKESALLLEQKNAIEMKQVIGAQELSRKGVSDAAAAVVKTSGVSKQEGVNNVFVRGLGDRYNSTTLNGLPLPSEDPVYKNVSLEFFSSNIIKNINVNKTFAADLYGDNAGANIDITSKELDKNIMLSISARNGINTNANSVKFAVANGTYSYFGFLQNGRNSPITNLNSYDFQTTFKTDNVSNTVNQNFNILGGGKINIGKNKLSLFGVASSNSEFFYRKGFIGQSTFSGDYTRRDDLSRTDYKATQSFLGNAKYKFDKGSISLNSLYIHNNSQYVNRLIGFDDDINGDIGTPGAEKSLVIRQQNDDNNLFSNQLLADYKFNDKITVNIGGVYSKLKGTEPDRKTNTYAYNDQTNTYNAASDSAGQTNRYFSTLDENDAAAKGEINYTFNPESNASAVLTLGGNYRTTDRTFNFTELLYDFGSGPTIDPENPDLVLNQHGIDTGVFHLVTGRGAADNPNALSPFYYLADRDIMAGYLQLLYPFNEKLTVQIGVRTEQIKQTINWDTNLTSSVNDLTTKPSNIDKNFILPSLNLKYAINEKNAIRFAASQTYTMPQFKEMAQFLYSDVNSNEYGNPYLVPSSDYNADLKYDHYLSKKEIISFGGFYKYIQDPISRTQMNSPALEYSYVNTAKAFVVGAELEVRKTLYSFDSETRTKDFSFGFNASYLYSEQTQDNQTKGVISTYFTHEKGKMQGASPLLINSDLSYSTGNDETSLLSTLVFNYFYDKVYTVGTSERENIVEKAVPTLDFINTFEFKKYKLALNFGARNILNSRFWLTQKTTSTVTNETTDTLISSYRKGATIVLGLSWQL from the coding sequence ATGAAATTCAATCTAAAATTTCTATTACTCACATTATTTATCTGCACGATTTCGGTCGCTCAAAACAAAGGTACAATTTCTGGTGTACTAACCGACAAAGAAATGAACAATCAATCGCTTCCTTTTGCGAATGTTTTAATAAAAGGAACAAACATTAGCACAAATACTGACGTTGACGGGAAATATTCGTTAAGCGTAGCTCCCGGAAAATACGTTGTAATTCTAAGTTTTTTAGGTTACGAATCTGTAGAAGTTCCTGCAACAGTGGTTGCAAATGAAACTGTAACTATTAATAGAGCGCTTTCTTCAGGAAGTGGCTATACTTTGAAAGATGTTGTAGTAAAATCATCTTCTGTAAACAGAGAAAAAGAGTCTGCACTCTTATTAGAGCAAAAAAATGCTATTGAAATGAAACAAGTTATTGGTGCTCAAGAGCTATCAAGAAAAGGAGTTTCTGATGCAGCTGCGGCAGTTGTAAAAACTTCCGGAGTTTCTAAACAAGAAGGTGTAAACAATGTTTTCGTACGCGGACTTGGTGACCGATATAATTCGACTACATTAAATGGCTTGCCTCTTCCTTCTGAAGATCCGGTTTACAAGAATGTTTCGCTTGAATTTTTTAGTTCTAACATTATTAAAAACATAAACGTAAACAAAACATTTGCTGCTGATTTATACGGTGATAATGCTGGAGCGAATATCGATATTACATCAAAAGAACTGGACAAAAATATAATGCTTAGTATATCTGCCCGTAATGGTATCAACACAAATGCTAATTCTGTTAAGTTTGCTGTAGCAAATGGAACTTATAGTTATTTCGGTTTTTTACAAAATGGAAGAAACAGCCCTATTACAAATTTGAACAGCTACGATTTTCAGACAACTTTTAAAACTGACAATGTATCAAATACAGTAAATCAAAATTTCAACATTTTAGGTGGAGGAAAAATTAATATTGGTAAAAACAAACTTTCTCTTTTTGGTGTAGCTTCAAGCAACAGCGAATTCTTTTATCGTAAAGGTTTTATAGGTCAATCAACATTCTCAGGAGACTATACTCGTCGCGACGATTTAAGTCGTACGGACTATAAAGCAACACAATCCTTTTTAGGAAATGCAAAATACAAATTTGATAAAGGAAGTATATCGCTTAATTCTCTTTATATTCACAACAACTCTCAATATGTAAACCGTTTAATTGGTTTTGATGATGATATAAACGGAGACATTGGTACACCAGGAGCTGAAAAATCGTTGGTAATACGTCAACAAAATGACGATAACAATCTTTTTTCAAACCAACTTTTAGCTGATTATAAATTTAACGATAAAATTACTGTCAACATTGGAGGAGTTTACAGCAAACTAAAAGGTACAGAACCAGATCGTAAAACCAATACGTATGCTTACAATGATCAAACGAACACATACAATGCAGCTTCTGACTCAGCTGGACAAACTAATCGTTATTTCTCTACATTGGATGAAAATGATGCTGCTGCAAAAGGAGAAATAAACTACACCTTTAATCCAGAATCAAATGCCTCTGCTGTATTGACTTTGGGAGGAAATTACCGTACCACTGACAGAACATTTAATTTTACAGAACTATTGTATGATTTCGGTTCAGGACCAACTATAGACCCGGAAAATCCAGACTTGGTTCTTAATCAACATGGTATTGATACAGGTGTTTTTCACCTCGTTACCGGACGTGGAGCAGCAGACAATCCAAATGCACTTTCTCCTTTTTATTATCTTGCAGACCGTGATATTATGGCAGGTTATCTGCAATTATTATATCCGTTTAACGAAAAACTTACTGTCCAAATAGGGGTACGAACTGAACAGATTAAACAAACTATAAACTGGGATACAAACCTTACCAGTAGTGTTAATGACTTAACGACAAAGCCTTCTAACATTGACAAAAACTTTATTTTGCCAAGTTTAAATTTAAAGTACGCTATCAACGAGAAAAATGCAATACGTTTTGCAGCCAGCCAAACTTACACAATGCCTCAGTTTAAAGAAATGGCACAATTTTTATATTCTGATGTAAATAGTAACGAATACGGTAATCCATACCTTGTTCCATCATCTGATTACAATGCTGATCTTAAATATGATCATTATTTATCAAAAAAAGAGATTATTTCATTTGGTGGTTTCTACAAATACATTCAGGACCCAATAAGCCGTACGCAAATGAACTCACCTGCATTAGAATACTCGTATGTGAATACAGCCAAAGCATTTGTAGTTGGTGCTGAACTGGAAGTACGTAAAACTCTTTATAGCTTTGATAGCGAGACACGCACAAAAGATTTCTCTTTTGGCTTTAACGCATCTTATTTGTATAGTGAGCAAACACAAGATAATCAAACAAAGGGTGTTATTTCTACCTATTTCACACACGAAAAAGGTAAAATGCAAGGAGCATCGCCTTTGTTAATTAATTCTGACTTGAGTTATAGTACCGGTAATGACGAAACATCTCTATTATCAACCTTGGTTTTTAACTATTTCTACGACAAAGTATATACTGTAGGTACCTCTGAACGTGAAAATATTGTAGAAAAAGCCGTTCCAACACTGGATTTTATAAACACTTTTGAATTTAAAAAATACAAACTCGCGCTTAATTTTGGAGCGAGAAACATACTAAACTCAAGATTTTGGCTTACACAAAAAACCACTTCGACTGTTACAAATGAAACTACAGACACGCTTATCAGCAGTTATAGAAAAGGCGCGACTATTGTTTTAGGTCTTAGCTGGCAATTATAA
- a CDS encoding T9SS type A sorting domain-containing protein, producing MAKNYFYITFLLAFFFTITTASAQDNSKQLPKPQDGTTIEGLSLYPNPVTNGKVYITSKNDLEKEILVFDVLGKKVIQTHLASRELNVADLAPGVYIIKISEENASATRKLIIR from the coding sequence ATGGCAAAAAACTACTTTTATATTACATTTTTATTGGCTTTTTTCTTTACTATTACAACAGCGTCTGCGCAGGATAATAGTAAGCAATTACCAAAACCTCAAGACGGAACTACCATTGAGGGGCTTAGCTTGTACCCTAATCCAGTTACAAACGGAAAGGTTTATATCACATCTAAAAACGATTTAGAAAAAGAAATTCTTGTTTTTGATGTTTTAGGAAAAAAAGTAATCCAGACACATTTAGCTTCAAGAGAATTAAATGTTGCCGATTTAGCGCCTGGTGTCTACATCATTAAAATAAGCGAAGAAAATGCTTCCGCAACCCGAAAGCTCATTATTCGGTAA
- a CDS encoding NAD-dependent epimerase/dehydratase family protein translates to MVLVTGGTGLVGAHLLLHLIENGETVRAIYRNSNNIQKTKTVFELYKKGDLFEKINWLEADILDVPSLEIAFIDIEYVYHCAALISFDPKDEDALRKTNIEGTANMVNFSLAKGIKKFCFVSSIAALGDLAAHETYITEETDWNPEKPHSDYAISKYGAEMEVWRSVQEGLDIIIINPGVILGPIPKTKSAEQGSAELYTRVANGLSFYTLGSTGFVAINDVVKIAFELMKSNIKNERFTLIADNVVFRNILNTIAEVLKVKKPSIHANPLLMNTLWIADGIFSTLFFQKRTLTKATAKASYSKNLYSNEKIKTALGTVFLDVHQYIKEVSKL, encoded by the coding sequence ATGGTATTAGTAACTGGAGGAACAGGTTTAGTAGGCGCACATTTATTACTTCATTTAATTGAAAATGGAGAAACCGTTCGGGCTATTTACCGAAACTCAAACAACATTCAAAAAACAAAAACGGTTTTTGAGTTGTATAAAAAAGGCGATTTATTCGAAAAAATTAATTGGCTTGAAGCCGATATTTTAGACGTTCCTTCTCTTGAAATTGCTTTTATCGATATTGAATATGTTTACCATTGCGCCGCTTTAATTTCATTTGATCCAAAAGACGAAGATGCGCTTCGAAAAACAAATATTGAAGGAACTGCCAATATGGTTAATTTTTCGTTAGCCAAAGGAATAAAGAAATTCTGCTTTGTAAGTTCGATTGCTGCTTTGGGCGATTTAGCCGCACATGAAACTTATATTACCGAAGAAACAGATTGGAATCCTGAAAAACCGCATAGCGATTATGCTATTTCTAAATATGGCGCCGAAATGGAAGTATGGCGCAGTGTTCAGGAAGGTTTAGACATTATCATTATTAATCCGGGGGTAATTTTAGGACCAATCCCGAAGACAAAAAGCGCTGAACAAGGAAGCGCTGAACTTTATACAAGAGTTGCAAATGGACTTTCATTTTACACTTTGGGTAGCACCGGATTTGTCGCCATAAATGATGTTGTAAAAATTGCTTTTGAATTGATGAAAAGCAACATTAAAAACGAACGTTTTACATTAATTGCTGATAATGTTGTTTTCAGAAATATTTTAAACACAATTGCGGAAGTTTTAAAAGTAAAAAAACCAAGTATTCATGCTAATCCTTTATTAATGAATACACTTTGGATTGCAGACGGAATATTCTCAACTTTATTTTTTCAAAAAAGAACTTTAACAAAGGCAACTGCAAAAGCATCTTATTCTAAAAATCTGTATTCGAACGAAAAAATAAAAACCGCTCTGGGAACGGTTTTTTTAGACGTACATCAATACATAAAAGAAGTTTCGAAATTGTAA
- a CDS encoding polyprenol monophosphomannose synthase, with amino-acid sequence MNDCIVIIPTYNEIENIESIVRAVLSQHKPFHLLIIDDNSPDFTANKVIALQEEFPGRLFLEQRAKKSGLGTAYVHGFKWALARNYDFIFEMDADFSHNPNDLEKLFDACHFGGADLAIGSRYVTGVNVVNWPLSRVLMSYFASVYVKFITGMKIHDATAGFVCYKREVLEKINLNKIKFVGYAFQIEMKYRTYCAKFEITEVPIIFTDRTKGVSKMSNAIIKEAILGVISLRLKKLINRL; translated from the coding sequence ATGAATGATTGTATTGTCATAATTCCCACTTATAACGAAATTGAAAACATAGAAAGTATAGTAAGAGCCGTACTTTCGCAACATAAACCTTTTCATCTGTTAATTATTGATGATAATTCTCCGGATTTTACTGCAAATAAAGTGATTGCATTGCAGGAAGAATTTCCCGGCAGATTATTTTTAGAGCAAAGGGCCAAAAAATCAGGTTTAGGAACAGCTTATGTTCATGGTTTTAAATGGGCTTTAGCACGTAATTATGATTTTATTTTTGAAATGGATGCCGATTTTTCGCATAACCCAAATGATCTTGAAAAATTATTTGACGCTTGTCATTTTGGTGGCGCCGATTTAGCAATTGGTTCTCGTTATGTTACAGGTGTAAATGTTGTAAACTGGCCTTTAAGCCGTGTGTTGATGTCGTATTTTGCATCGGTATATGTAAAATTCATTACGGGAATGAAAATTCACGATGCCACAGCAGGTTTTGTTTGTTATAAAAGAGAAGTTTTAGAGAAAATAAATCTCAACAAAATAAAGTTTGTAGGTTATGCGTTTCAAATCGAAATGAAATACAGAACTTATTGCGCTAAATTTGAAATTACCGAAGTTCCGATTATTTTCACTGACAGAACAAAAGGAGTTTCAAAAATGAGTAATGCCATTATTAAGGAAGCTATTCTTGGTGTGATTTCACTTCGATTAAAAAAATTAATCAATAGATTATAA
- a CDS encoding acyl transferase encodes MITANDIFTISSQKQFEKIALKVFRFQHENNPVYRDFCDFLKVNPQQIKSLEQIPFLPIQFFKSRNVVSNTNPAQVTFTSSGTTGMITSKHLVTNVSLYEESYRNGFSQFYGNIEDYVVLALLPSYLERDGSSLIYMVEDLIKLSNQPESGFYLRNHDDLIKKLTALDESGQNVILIGVTYALLDLIEKHQFNLQNTIIMETGGMKGKRKEMIREELHEQLCKGFGVSAIHSEYGMTELLAQAYSLGEGVFECPSWMHILVRDPEDALTYVKDGKTGGINVIDLANINSCSFIATQDLGKKNPNNSFEVLGRFDNSDIRGCNLMVL; translated from the coding sequence TTGATCACAGCCAACGATATATTTACCATTTCGAGTCAGAAACAATTTGAAAAAATAGCTTTAAAAGTCTTTCGTTTTCAGCATGAGAATAATCCCGTATATCGTGACTTTTGTGATTTTTTAAAAGTAAATCCACAACAGATAAAATCACTGGAACAAATTCCGTTTTTACCTATTCAGTTTTTCAAAAGCCGTAACGTAGTCTCAAACACCAATCCTGCACAAGTTACTTTTACCAGCAGCGGAACAACAGGAATGATTACCAGCAAACATTTAGTGACCAATGTTTCCCTATATGAGGAAAGTTACCGCAATGGGTTTTCTCAATTCTATGGCAATATTGAAGATTATGTTGTTTTGGCTCTTTTGCCGTCATATCTCGAACGTGATGGATCTTCACTTATTTATATGGTCGAAGATTTAATAAAACTATCCAATCAGCCTGAAAGCGGGTTTTATTTACGTAATCACGACGACTTAATTAAAAAACTGACTGCTTTAGATGAATCCGGGCAAAATGTGATTTTAATTGGTGTTACGTATGCCTTATTAGATTTAATCGAAAAACATCAGTTCAACCTTCAAAATACCATTATTATGGAAACCGGAGGAATGAAAGGCAAACGCAAAGAAATGATTCGCGAAGAATTACACGAACAACTTTGCAAAGGTTTTGGAGTTTCTGCAATTCACTCAGAATACGGAATGACAGAACTTTTAGCACAAGCGTATTCTCTTGGCGAAGGTGTTTTTGAATGTCCAAGTTGGATGCATATTTTAGTACGTGATCCCGAAGATGCCCTTACTTACGTAAAAGATGGAAAAACAGGCGGAATCAATGTTATTGATTTAGCCAACATCAATTCATGTTCTTTTATTGCAACACAGGATTTAGGCAAAAAAAATCCCAACAACTCTTTCGAGGTATTGGGACGTTTTGATAATTCTGATATCCGTGGATGTAACCTAATGGTTCTTTAG
- the tyrS gene encoding tyrosine--tRNA ligase, translated as MKNLVEELKWRGLYHDSMPGTEEQLLKEVTTAYIGFDPTADSLHIGSMVQIILLVHLKNFGHQPIALVGGATGMIGDPSGKSDERNLLNEETLAKNVAGIKSVLSRFLDFNSTDSNAPVMVNNYDWMKEFSFIDFAREVGKRITVNYMMAKDSVKKRLSGEGEGMSFTEFTYQLIQGYDFYHLYKNNGCLLQMGGSDQWGNITTGTELVRRMGGESAKAFALTTPLITKADGSKFGKSEGGNVWLDADKTSVYKFYQFWVNATDVDAEKYIKIFTFLDKETIDALIEEHKEAPHLRVLQKKLAEEITIFVHSKEELEKAIQASNILFGNSTAEDLKQLDEATFLEVFDGVPQAEIAKTDLENGLDIISVLNEKTGFFKSNGEARRALTANSISVNREKIKEDFVLTANDLINNQFVLLQSGKKNYFVIRVV; from the coding sequence ATGAAGAATCTAGTTGAAGAATTAAAGTGGCGCGGGTTATATCATGACAGCATGCCAGGAACGGAAGAACAACTGCTGAAAGAAGTAACGACGGCTTATATAGGTTTTGATCCAACGGCAGATTCACTACATATTGGTAGTATGGTTCAGATTATTTTATTGGTTCATTTAAAGAATTTTGGTCATCAGCCTATCGCTTTGGTTGGTGGTGCAACCGGAATGATTGGTGATCCATCCGGAAAATCTGACGAGAGAAATTTACTGAACGAAGAAACTCTGGCTAAAAACGTTGCGGGAATAAAAAGCGTATTATCTCGTTTCTTAGATTTTAATTCTACAGATTCAAATGCTCCGGTTATGGTAAATAACTACGACTGGATGAAAGAATTCTCGTTTATTGATTTTGCACGTGAAGTTGGAAAACGCATCACGGTAAATTATATGATGGCGAAGGATTCTGTAAAAAAGAGATTGAGCGGAGAAGGAGAAGGGATGTCTTTTACAGAATTTACATATCAATTAATTCAGGGTTACGACTTTTATCATTTATATAAAAATAATGGCTGCCTTTTGCAAATGGGAGGTTCTGACCAATGGGGAAATATTACCACTGGTACAGAATTAGTTCGCAGAATGGGAGGAGAAAGTGCAAAAGCTTTTGCTTTGACAACGCCATTAATTACAAAAGCAGACGGGTCTAAATTTGGAAAATCTGAAGGTGGAAATGTTTGGCTTGACGCCGATAAAACTTCGGTATATAAATTTTACCAGTTTTGGGTAAATGCTACAGATGTTGATGCTGAAAAATATATCAAAATCTTTACTTTTTTAGATAAGGAAACTATTGATGCTTTAATTGAAGAGCACAAAGAAGCTCCGCATTTAAGAGTTTTACAAAAGAAACTGGCAGAAGAAATTACCATTTTTGTTCACAGTAAAGAAGAGTTGGAAAAAGCGATTCAGGCTTCGAATATTTTGTTTGGAAATTCAACCGCCGAAGATTTGAAACAATTGGATGAAGCAACTTTTTTAGAAGTTTTTGATGGAGTTCCGCAAGCAGAAATCGCAAAAACAGATCTTGAAAACGGATTGGATATTATCTCGGTTTTAAACGAAAAAACTGGTTTCTTTAAATCAAATGGAGAAGCTAGACGTGCTTTAACAGCAAATTCGATTTCTGTAAACAGAGAAAAAATTAAGGAAGATTTTGTATTAACAGCTAATGATTTAATCAACAATCAGTTTGTGTTGTTGCAAAGTGGTAAGAAGAATTATTTTGTGATTAGAGTAGTTTAA
- a CDS encoding dihydroorotase codes for MNRILIKNAKIVNEGSIFEGDVLIENDLIVEVADSISLKTSDCIVIDAEGSYLMPGAIDDQVHFREPGLTHKGDIESESRAAVAGGITSFIEQPNTVPNAVTQEILEDKYQIAAVKSFANYSFMMGATNDNLEEVLKTNPRNVAGIKIFLGSSTGNMLVDNEATLERIFSSTPMLIAVHCEDEATIKNNLALFKEQYGDDVPVTAHHLIRSAEACYISSSKAVALAKKTGARLHIFHLSTAKEMELFSNKIPLEDKKITAEVCVHHLWFTDEDYKTKGNFIKWNPAVKTAEDRKELWKALNDGRIDVIATDHAPHTKEEKSQSYLNAPSGGPLVQHAVVAMFEAHHQGKITVEKIVEKMCHNPAKIFKIEKRGFVKEGYFADLVIVNPSLPWSVKPENILSKCGWSPFENYTFKSRITHTFVNGELVYNNFKIKDIRNGKRLLFDR; via the coding sequence ATGAATAGGATTTTAATAAAGAATGCTAAAATTGTAAACGAAGGATCTATTTTTGAAGGTGATGTCTTGATCGAAAACGACTTAATTGTTGAAGTTGCAGATAGCATTAGCCTAAAAACGTCAGATTGTATTGTTATAGATGCCGAAGGAAGTTATTTAATGCCGGGCGCAATTGATGATCAGGTACATTTTAGAGAACCGGGATTAACGCATAAAGGCGATATTGAATCTGAATCGAGAGCTGCTGTTGCAGGCGGAATCACTTCTTTTATCGAACAGCCAAACACGGTTCCAAACGCAGTTACTCAGGAAATTTTAGAAGATAAATATCAGATTGCGGCTGTAAAATCATTTGCGAATTATTCGTTTATGATGGGTGCAACCAATGATAATCTGGAAGAAGTTTTAAAAACCAATCCAAGAAATGTTGCCGGAATCAAAATATTTTTAGGTTCTTCAACCGGAAATATGCTGGTAGATAACGAAGCAACTTTAGAGAGAATATTTTCAAGTACGCCCATGTTAATTGCAGTTCACTGTGAAGATGAAGCAACAATTAAAAATAATCTTGCCCTTTTTAAAGAGCAATACGGTGATGATGTTCCGGTAACGGCGCACCATTTAATTCGTAGTGCAGAGGCTTGTTATATTTCGTCTTCAAAAGCGGTGGCTTTGGCTAAAAAAACCGGAGCGCGTTTGCATATATTTCACCTTTCGACAGCAAAGGAAATGGAATTATTTTCGAATAAAATTCCATTAGAAGATAAAAAAATAACGGCTGAGGTTTGTGTGCATCATCTTTGGTTTACCGATGAAGATTATAAAACAAAAGGTAATTTTATTAAATGGAACCCTGCTGTAAAAACGGCCGAAGACAGAAAAGAACTTTGGAAAGCTTTGAATGATGGTCGTATTGATGTTATTGCAACAGATCATGCGCCTCATACAAAAGAAGAAAAAAGCCAATCTTATTTAAATGCTCCTTCTGGCGGACCATTAGTTCAGCATGCTGTTGTAGCAATGTTTGAAGCGCATCATCAAGGAAAGATTACGGTTGAAAAAATCGTGGAGAAAATGTGCCATAATCCGGCTAAGATTTTTAAAATCGAAAAAAGAGGTTTTGTAAAAGAAGGTTATTTTGCCGATTTAGTTATTGTAAATCCGAGTTTGCCGTGGAGTGTGAAACCTGAAAATATTTTATCAAAATGCGGCTGGTCTCCTTTTGAAAATTATACTTTTAAATCGAGAATTACGCATACTTTTGTAAATGGCGAATTGGTTTATAACAACTTTAAAATTAAAGATATTCGTAACGGAAAAAGATTATTGTTTGATAGATAA
- a CDS encoding DUF4296 domain-containing protein, with the protein MIDKKTEMKNLVFVILVLFLAVSCKKELVKEPKRLIEKGKMIDIMYDLSVLDAIKYNNPLSLDSVDASPKKFILQKYKVDSLQFAQSNMYYAADYENYKDMFDQIAKRLEKNQKKVDSLLKIEKKKADKANKNKKAAGPAPKLDDMKPVNTDSIKKAKRNLRK; encoded by the coding sequence TTGATAGATAAAAAAACTGAAATGAAGAATTTGGTATTTGTAATATTGGTTTTGTTTCTTGCTGTAAGTTGTAAAAAAGAGTTGGTAAAAGAACCAAAACGACTTATTGAGAAAGGAAAGATGATTGATATTATGTATGATTTATCTGTTTTGGATGCGATAAAATATAATAATCCATTGTCTTTAGATTCAGTAGATGCGAGTCCGAAAAAGTTTATTTTGCAAAAATATAAAGTAGACAGTTTGCAATTTGCACAAAGTAATATGTATTACGCAGCAGATTATGAAAACTACAAAGATATGTTTGATCAAATTGCAAAGCGTCTGGAAAAGAATCAGAAAAAGGTAGATTCATTACTTAAAATTGAAAAGAAAAAAGCAGATAAAGCTAATAAAAATAAAAAAGCAGCAGGGCCAGCTCCAAAATTGGATGATATGAAACCTGTTAATACTGATTCGATAAAAAAAGCGAAAAGAAATTTAAGGAAATAG
- a CDS encoding response regulator transcription factor, translating into MKKTQTKILLVDDEPDILEIVGYNLAQEGYQIVTASNGKDAIAKAQKELPDLIIMDVMMAEMDGMEACENIRKIPELNNVIITFLTARSEDYSQVAGFDAGADDYITKPIKPKLLVSKVKALLRRLKEQEVVSDTLNVGGIEINREEYKIIKGNVEIALPRKEFELFYLLASKPGKVFKRDEILDKVWGNEVVVGGRTIDVHIRKLREKIGEDLFKTIKGVGYKFEV; encoded by the coding sequence ATGAAAAAAACTCAAACCAAGATTTTATTGGTCGACGATGAACCGGATATCTTAGAAATCGTAGGCTATAACCTTGCTCAGGAAGGCTATCAGATTGTAACAGCTTCAAATGGAAAAGATGCAATTGCAAAAGCTCAGAAGGAATTACCGGACCTTATTATTATGGATGTGATGATGGCAGAGATGGACGGTATGGAAGCTTGTGAAAACATCAGAAAAATACCGGAATTAAATAATGTTATCATAACTTTTTTAACAGCAAGAAGCGAAGATTATTCTCAAGTAGCTGGTTTTGATGCAGGTGCAGATGATTATATTACAAAACCAATAAAACCAAAATTATTGGTTAGCAAAGTAAAAGCTTTGCTAAGAAGGTTAAAAGAACAAGAAGTTGTTAGCGATACTTTAAATGTTGGCGGAATCGAAATTAACCGTGAAGAATACAAGATCATAAAAGGTAATGTAGAAATTGCTTTACCAAGAAAAGAATTCGAATTATTTTATTTATTAGCTTCAAAACCAGGAAAAGTTTTTAAAAGAGACGAAATCCTTGATAAAGTTTGGGGTAATGAAGTTGTAGTTGGAGGAAGAACAATCGATGTTCACATCAGAAAATTACGTGAAAAAATTGGAGAAGATCTTTTTAAAACAATAAAAGGAGTTGGTTATAAATTTGAAGTTTAG